A genomic stretch from Chitinophaga agri includes:
- a CDS encoding helix-turn-helix domain-containing protein — MKLNERISKARKDKGYTQEELADLAQVTVRTIQRVEYGESVPRSYTLKAIAKALDVPYETLTNAGSGVQDTGTPLPAEDITHFLKLVNLSCFSYLVIPWAHFLIPNFLLKKRTNIDGEALTLGRKIVRQQVYWVVILQLLMLLTLAYNLLSVKISGNKHYTIHYLCPFFFMYFLNAGLILYNSMRIQRRT, encoded by the coding sequence ATGAAACTGAATGAACGAATCAGTAAGGCCCGTAAAGATAAAGGATATACCCAGGAAGAACTGGCTGATCTCGCGCAGGTGACGGTACGCACTATACAGCGTGTTGAATATGGAGAAAGCGTTCCGAGGAGTTATACACTAAAAGCCATTGCAAAAGCATTGGATGTGCCTTATGAAACATTGACAAATGCGGGATCGGGGGTACAGGATACCGGCACGCCACTGCCAGCAGAAGACATTACCCATTTTTTGAAATTAGTCAACTTATCTTGTTTTTCTTATCTCGTTATTCCCTGGGCACATTTTCTGATACCCAATTTCTTATTAAAAAAGCGAACAAATATAGACGGAGAGGCACTGACCCTTGGCCGGAAAATAGTACGACAGCAGGTATATTGGGTGGTCATTTTGCAATTGCTCATGCTGCTAACACTTGCCTATAACCTTCTCTCAGTAAAAATATCGGGTAATAAGCATTACACCATACACTATTTGTGCCCGTTCTTCTTCATGTATTTCCTGAATGCAGGACTGATCTTGTATAACAGCATGCGCATTCAAAGAAGGACTTAA